The Shewanella mesophila genome contains the following window.
GTAAAGCTGTAACGACTGCCACCTAAAAAATCCAACTCAACCAGCTCACCACTTTCAAGTTCTGAACGAATTAAGAAATCTGGCATCCAGCCAAAACCGAGTCCCATTAACAAGGCATTTTTTTTCATAATAAAACCGGAAAGGTAGAACACCTTATCTCCGCCAAACTGCAACTCATCGCTATGATGTTTTCCGGGCGATGAGTCTTCAATGGTGAGTTCGACATGCTGCAATAACTCAAACAGTTTGACCCCTTTGATCTTGGCTAAAGGATGTTCCTTAGACACCACTAAGACACTGTTAATATTTGGCAAAGCTTGCTGGCGATAGTTTGGCCCCGTTCGATAATCTTTAACTAGCATCACATCGGCATTATCGCGCTCAAATCGATGCTGTACGCCGCCGAGAAACTCTACATTGAGCTGTATTTTAGTCGGGATTTTATGGGCTGATACTTGTTTAAGCGCTCGCATAATCGGTTCCATTGGCAGTGACCCATCCACCACTAATTCCAATTTAGGCTCCCATCCTTCACTGAATCTGCTGGCCAAATGTTCAATATTGCCAAGGTATTGCAGTAATCTTTTACCTTCGGCCAAAATAACTTTGCCTTCTGGAGTCAATTCAGCTCGGTACTGATCGCGACAAAAAAGGTTTACACCTAAGTGTTGCTCAAGCTTCTTGACCTGATAGCTAACTGCCGACTGCGCCTTATGCAAACGCTCTCCAGCCTTAGCAAAGCTACCCTCCTCAACTAATACTTCGAGCACTCGAAAAGCTTCAACATCAATTTTCATAACGGTTCCAAACTGTAAACAAAATAAGACCATCTGTTTTTTTGATAAAGATAAGCTATTTATTATTCT
Protein-coding sequences here:
- a CDS encoding LysR family transcriptional regulator; amino-acid sequence: MKIDVEAFRVLEVLVEEGSFAKAGERLHKAQSAVSYQVKKLEQHLGVNLFCRDQYRAELTPEGKVILAEGKRLLQYLGNIEHLASRFSEGWEPKLELVVDGSLPMEPIMRALKQVSAHKIPTKIQLNVEFLGGVQHRFERDNADVMLVKDYRTGPNYRQQALPNINSVLVVSKEHPLAKIKGVKLFELLQHVELTIEDSSPGKHHSDELQFGGDKVFYLSGFIMKKNALLMGLGFGWMPDFLIRSELESGELVELDFLGGSRYSFTPQLVSTMERPLGRAGRLFTQLILKEFEEYQLSGF